In Nostoc piscinale CENA21, the genomic stretch TTTGTTCCGTTATTTAGCTGTAACAATGAGTCAAACAGAGAGTCAACATCCGCCCGATAATGCTTCCCGTCCTTGGTGGCGGCGTATTCCTCTGACGTTACAAATTGTAATTGCCTTAGTGCTGGCAGTGATTTTGGGAATTGCTTTAGGTGCGGGGAACCCTAGCCCTAGCAATGCGGCTTTAATCACTAATTTGGCAATTCCGGCAGAACTGGTACTTAAAGCACTCCGCGCTTTAGCTACACCACTGATTTTGGTAGCAGTGCTGCATACTTTTATGACAGCGACTATCCCCGGTACCGCCGGACGACGGTTAGCGTTATTACTTTTTACTAATACCACTGTAGCGATTTTAGTTGGGCTGTTGGTGGCTAACGTCCTGCGTCCAGGAACTTGGGGAAGTTTACCCAAACCACAGACAACCATTGCTAACGCCAACCTTGATCCTTGGGGGTTAATTAAAGACGCTGTACCAGAAGCCGTGCTTGCGCCGTTGGTGAGTAATAATGTCATTCAGTTAATTGTGGTTGCCCTCTGTTTTGGTATTGTGCTGCGGGGCTTAAAATCAGAACAAATCGCCCAAGGAAAAACAGGATATCAACCAATTGAAGATGTCATTGGAATTTTGTTTGAGGCGGTAATTCGTATCCTCAACTGGGTAATTGCTTTAGTTCCCTTTGCGGTGTTTGGTATTGTGGCTAAAACCGTGGCAGAAAAAGGTTTTGCCCCATTTATTTCTTTAGCAGCTTTTATTGTGGCGGTGTTGGTCGCCTTGGTGTTGCAAGCTTGTTACTATCTCACCAGGGTTAAGTTTAATTCTTGGGTAAACCCGTGGCGATTTTTGGCTGGCGGTTCAGATGCTTTTATTACAGCGTTCTCGACTTCTTCTTCTACCGTAACAATGCCTATTACCTGGGAGGTTTTGCAAACCAAAGTTGGTTTAAGGGAATCTTCCGCATCTTTGGGGGCGTTAGTCGGGGCAAATTTTAATAATGATGGGACTGCCCTTTATGAAGCAATGTCTGCGTTATATATTTCCCAAGTTATTGGACAGCATTTAAATTTGGGACAGCAGTTAATTGTA encodes the following:
- a CDS encoding dicarboxylate/amino acid:cation symporter; this encodes MSQTESQHPPDNASRPWWRRIPLTLQIVIALVLAVILGIALGAGNPSPSNAALITNLAIPAELVLKALRALATPLILVAVLHTFMTATIPGTAGRRLALLLFTNTTVAILVGLLVANVLRPGTWGSLPKPQTTIANANLDPWGLIKDAVPEAVLAPLVSNNVIQLIVVALCFGIVLRGLKSEQIAQGKTGYQPIEDVIGILFEAVIRILNWVIALVPFAVFGIVAKTVAEKGFAPFISLAAFIVAVLVALVLQACYYLTRVKFNSWVNPWRFLAGGSDAFITAFSTSSSTVTMPITWEVLQTKVGLRESSASLGALVGANFNNDGTALYEAMSALYISQVIGQHLNLGQQLIVVLTSIFASVGAAGIPNAGLVTMTLVFTSVRLPTEYIALLVTVDWFLDRCRTAINVMGDMTVSAVLDGKKPRYEEE